The sequence AGAGAGCatgcgatttcggatgcagccattataaacattaaacaatattcACCTCAGATTCCTCTGATCCATTGGGCGGCAAAGCACAGCCATAAGCTCTAACCACATCTGAAAGACGAGAAAGAGCAAAGCTAAGCTTCTTGAAATGTTAACATGGTGCTCAGTACAAAATGGCacttcagaaaaaaacaaaacatctgtgATATCTTCTCTCATCACCAGTTTTTTGCTTGGGTTGCTTTCTCTTCAGTCTTGGTCCCACCCCCTGGCCATCTTTCCAGCCCATTTTTCTCAGCAGCTCCACACCAATAGATGACCTGGCAATTACACAATGGCATGTAATAAGTTTAGTCTTCAATTACATTATAGTTAGGCCATATTAGTTAGAGTGGTGCATACCGTGCAGGGGCAATAAGCTCCTCCAGCAGTCCAGTGTCTCCAGGTATCAGAGCAGCAAGAGAGCTGACGGCTCGTGCTTTGTCTTTTAACTGATCCTTCCTCTCCGATGCAAAATCATCTGTAGTGATAATCTCTCTTGGGGCAATACCATGCTCACTAAAATCCTTAAACAAAACATATTCtgtatttgaaaaaaattacacaCCAAGAACTTTACAGTATTACTGAAGTGTGAGAACTGAGATTCACACACTTACCTCCTCATCCATAAAGTCCTCTGGTCTAGCATTCTGTCTCTCTGCCTTTTGCTGTCGAGTTGATACAAATGTTGATGGTGCCCAGCCTAAAGTACAGAGCAGACTAGTTAAACTACGACAAGACCCGGTTAATAGAATCAAAAGCATTAACTGCACCAAGCAAGGCTGGCACTGACCTTCTTTGGTGCCCACTGTGTTAAAATAACCAGCGGAGAAGCCACCAGTGAAAGCTCCGTGAAATCTCTTGTATCGACCCTTCTCATCTTTAACCGTCTGCTCGTGTACAGGTACTGGTTTTCTGCTGGGTTCATCTGAAATAAACACATACGAGCAACGTGGAATTGATAACTAGGAAAGTGTGAAATTTCAGCGCCTGCTgttttcattaaatattcacGGCTCTTATGCATTAAAAACCTGCAAATTCAAACAAATGACAGCTTCATTGTACACATATAGTACCTTCTTCCAGAGGCTCTAAAGGAGTTCCGTAAGTCACGAAATCCTCATCACTATCTTCGTCGGACGCCATGTTTACAATAAGTACGGTGGCCGCATGAGCTCTTGCGATGTCCGATTCGTAAATCAATCGTTCTTTTGACTCGAATCACTTCAACGGAATCACAACATAAGTCGGTCCAAGCGGTTCTCGAGTCAACTCACCGACATGAACGATTCATAATGGTTTCGATTGTTAAGATTCATACCCCCGGTTTTAAAGAaaaaggcttaagcctagtctcagactaaaatgcattattgagcagttttaactgaaagcaccTTGCACTgagatatcttaaaatatgtcagtgccatggttttgtctcaagatgcacaccagtaacgtttttttctaaggcatgtttataaaagctacttcaATGTCCTAATTGAATTAACCGTCTGTGAAACCATGCTGTATATTTCAATGTAACCTTAAATTATACTGAGGTCCTGAAGGAATTGTTTTATATCttctaataaaatattttaagtgtATCACGGCTGCAACAAACCGAACtgagaaaaaaattacattaaaaataaaacaccagTATGTGCATAAATGTAGATTTCTtgaaatgctttattttatgttataggCCCTATAGTATATGCGTGAAGTTAAGAATACGTGATGATTTAAATAAGTGAAAAATAATTTCCAACTTAGATTTGAATAACTAATAAGCTTAATAAGCTGTCTCAACTGACAGACGCATTGGCTTTCATGTTAACTAGTTCTGTTTCAGTGAcattaataacaacaaataGCAACAAGCTCTGTACAACAAACAACTTTTATTATTGCCAACACAATTCACTTTAAGATATTCATGTAGATTTTAACTCTGGAGTGAAAGTAAATAAAATCTCAGCCAACCATGACACTCACTTAAGATGCATTTGCCTGTTACCCTTTATGTTAAACTAGTGCAGCCTTTGGTCGcataaatgttctttaaaaacaacaaaaagcaGCGCATCATGCCTAAATAGGCATAAACATTTCATAAATGTTTCCTACATGTAAAAGTCAGCTTAAAGTGAACAAATATCTacactttaatatttattatgtgttcagcaatttacttaaaaaaacatACACCGTATGCATCTAAAATAAGACCACAGTATTACAGATGAGGATATCAAAACCCACAATCAAATAAAACTCAAATTTTCCAAAAGAAAAATAAGgatgttatttaaaaatagcagaaaccattttttttccttcaaaatGTTTCCTTTTGAGCTCCCATTGCTTCTTCATATATTGCAATGGGAAGTTAGAGTCCTATTTGGGAAGTGGATCCCCACACACTTTGGATAATATCCTCGGCACTGAGGCCGATGTGCAATCTTTAATTAATGTTGATATGAAATACTCTCCACTTCCATCTCTTCAAGGTGCTATTGGATATGAGGCCGTGGTTTCAGGATAAGTTTCCCCGTCTAGCATAAGAGGGGgaaaaatacaaatgaatgcACAAGAAAAGTGTCTTTGAATTCTTAAATCAGTGAAATTGAGAGATCATAAAGGGCAATGCAAAGGACAGAAGTACTCACATCATCACAGGACATGTTATATTCCGCTAGTACTGTTCGGCAGCGTGCTGCAATACTGTAACAAGAAGTTAAGGAGAGATCCAGTAGTCACTGATAATCTGCAGTCTTGGAATTGCTAATACTCAATAGAACGGCTGAGCACAACGAACACCACTGCAAATTTCCAGCATTGAGAAGGATACATAGATGGCGCAACGACTCGTTTGTGTATTCCAGCAAAGAAAAGGCCAATGAGTGTCACACAGCTGATAGTGAAAAATGGATGATTCCATAAAGATGAGAAGAAAGAAACCTGTGGAGAGAGATGACAAAAGACTAATGCAAAATCAGATGATAATCTGATTTTATTGCAACATCTTTTAATTTCACATACTTTCTGAGTGTCTGGATCTATAAGCCAGTTCCAGGCTCCCGTGGCTGTGCACACTGACACCACAATCAAAATCACTGCAAAAAGAAGACAGAATTCATGAATTTAAATGAGGCAGTGTATTGCACAATAAAACCAATCTTTGTGGATATATGAGAGTTATGAACACTCAGTAAGTGTGTACACTTCTTGGCTCAGAGTATAGGTGCATAATCCAGGTTTTAAATGGCTTGAGACAGATTCAGTAAAGATTTGACCAGGCAAGATGGACTGACTTACTGCGCCAACGACCTGTAGCCGGCTGCAAACAAGACACATACTCTGTCAGTCTCCTCtcaaaagccttcaggtctggggatgagaaaaacatttatatcaGCACAGTACTTACATCCaatctctctctttttaaaatattgaggCAGAACCCAAAcacaatttagtttttttttaaatttatttccaGAGGACAAGTTCACTGGATTTCATCCAGCTTTGTATTGTTAGAATGTCAGTAATATGTATGaatgtgtaatatatatttatatatgtatgtatatggtGTATGCAATGTTTGTCAGCTATAAAGGGCTTGTTAAAACTATAGATCATACTTCCGCATTTTTGCATTCCAGTCTGCAGACAATGGGATCGAGCCCAGAGAATTATGGGTGTTGGAGTTTCCCTACCTTTCTGGCAAAACTAAACACCACAGATCTTTTTGGTCATGTAACACCATTTTCAAAATCATTTAACCTTTCTACTGCATAGACAGTCAAATTTTATTAAAAGCCCACATTGCCAGCGGTAAATTACTCCTTTAAGTCACCATGCTGCAGTTCCACATCACTTTGAAAAATGCATTAACAAGAGCTAAAAATACAGAAAGGCAAATAGACTGATGAGAGACTAAATAACATTGATTGAGTTTATAGGGACATAAATATCAGCTGTACCAGGCATATCAAGGCACAGGCAGCTTTATGGATTcaaaattttgtgaaatataatgAACAATGTACACTAACTGGCATGTGTTATACGTCAGTGTCTGGTATAGTGGTGTTATGACTgaccaacaatgtttaaatccaatACCCGGACTGTACAATGACAGAAGAGCTGCACTTCTTGTTGAGGCATCAGTTTTTCCGAGATCTCGGTGATAACCTGAGAGTCTTAGCCTACATGCTAGCAGCCCAGTGTCAACATAATACATCTAACATGCCATAACAAACACGTGGATGCTCTGCTAATATATGAAAATGACACCTGGAGATGAGTGCATTGAATTAATAATCTATCTACTGAAAAGTACCTTCGGCTTGTTCTAATGAATTCATTGCTTTTCCCACCAGTGCTGTGGACGCTCAGTTCAGGCCTGCAGACACACTCAACTACCGTCAGCGGGCACCAGCCAATCGCAGAAGCTCTCTTCTCATTGGCTACTAGAGAGGAATGCGTCATCTTAAAGAAACATGTTAGTcatttgggtaacactttacttgaaggggtgtgcataagactgacatgacaccttcataattatgacatgacacatgtcatgaatatgaaggaggttttatgcatgtttatgacaaagatgacattgtttgagatgtccgagttatgacaacttgacataaaccaatacataataacctgtcagtgtctttgtcatgacaacttgagattatttagctttatgggttaacattacattaaactgtcatgtggttggttttgacaatggctgtcatgaggccattataatagtgtcataaatatgtatcttgacctcaagtacagtggtacaaattgaacttgtcattaaaatgtcattaagtgacaatactctgacaaacaGTCTTCTTGCTTGGagattttaataaatgcaatgTATCTACGCTGTTGCCAAATCTTGAGCAATATGTAACCTGTCCGACAAGACTGGTTAAGACTCTGGACAAATGCTTTGGTAACGTGGAAGGTGCATATGTGCCAAAGCTATACCCACCTCTGGGACGTTCGGAATATAAAGAGAATGTTGAAGAGAAATTAAAAACAGGGAATGTAAGAGACGCATGGAAGGGTTTGAATACAATGATGGGTAGACAAAAGAAAAGAGTTCAAAAACATGAAGACCCTCATTGTCTTGCAAAtaatcttaatattttttattcacgATTTGATAATGATTTTAATGATGATGATTTGTCTGTTAGTAATGAATTAATGATGACCATGACTCAATCACAGCCTATGATTATACAGGAGAGGGAGGTTGTCACagtgcttcataaaattaaaccGTATAAGGCATCTGGCCCAGATGGCCTGAAGGGGAAAGTCCTGAAAGAATGTGCAGCACAACTTGGACATGTGTGTACAAGGTTATTTCAAATCTTCCTGAACAATGGTTTTGTACCATTAGCCTGGAAGAATTCCATTGTCATCCCGGTGCTGAAAATACCTAATGCTAAATCTCTCAAAGACTTTCGCCCAATCGTACTCACATCTATTCTGTGTAAATGTATGGAGCGCATAGTATGTAAGGAACTGTTATCCCAAATCGAGACATGCATAGACCCCATGCAATTTGCCTATTGGGCAAATAGGAGCACTGTGGATGCCTCTCTCACTCTTTTAAATAAGGTTCAAAATCATCTAGATAATTCAAATTCCTATGTTCGAATACTCTTCATGGATTTCTCATCTGCTTTTAATACTGTCCAACCTCATCTTCTTTTAAAGTGCCTCTATGAGTTAGGTGCTAGTAGTTGGATGATTTTATGGATTAAGGAGTTTTTAAAAGGTCGTCCTCAGCGAGTTTgtgttaataatgttatgtcGGATTGCTTGGTTTTAGATACTGGGGTACCACAGGGATGTGTACTGTCTCCAATACTTTTTTCCGTATACATAAATGAACGATAACCTTACCCTTATAAAATATGCCGATGATATGGTACTGGTTTCATGTCAGAAAGAAATGAACTGCACCTCATATTTTGAGTACATTGACAGTATTATCTGTTGGTTTGAGAGTAGTTTTTTACATCTTAATATAGAAAAGACAAAAGAGCTATGTTTGAGAAATCAGTTGAGAAGAGTAGATACCGTATCTGAATATAAACCAGTTGTCATAAAGGAAAAAACTGTAGAGCAGGTCTcgaattttaaatatttgggtACAATTATAGATGAGAAACTTAATTTTGAAAGTaatgtggagtacatttataaaaaagcACGACAACGCCTGGGTCTCCTCAGGAAACTGAGAAGCTTTAATATCGGTCAGCAGACCCTAACTATGTTATATCGATCAATGATAGAGAGTATTCTCACATATAATATTGTTTCATGGTACGGCAATCTAACACttaaaacaaaagaacaaactCTCACAAATAATTAATCAAGCAAATAAGATTACtggacaaaaacaacaaccacTTCAGAGCTTGTTCGATCATTTCATGGGTAAAATGGCAATTGCGCTAGAAAAAATGTCTATAAAAGATCTTTTTTTCCATTGGCAGTGATTATCTTGAATCGTACAGTATTTTAATTGAAACAATAGAATGGCTGTTGatattttcaatttttcttTCTTACAGTGTTTTATTATAGAATTGTGTTGTTGATGTGTGATGTGATTTCTAAGCAGTGAATGTatgttacagtgtaaaagaaaaaTTTCCTCTCTGTGAAAACAGACTGGACAATAAAGTTCAATCCCAATCccataattttataacagcgtcatgaatatttttcatttcattttttttttaaagtttcctCCAATAGAAAGTCAGATAATAGACCATTTCAAACTtcttaaaaaaatgacactgttataaaataatggtaacactttattttagggtcttttaactagttgcttattactattagcatgcaTACTACTAGAATATTgactatttattaataattattaagcacatat is a genomic window of Megalobrama amblycephala isolate DHTTF-2021 linkage group LG3, ASM1881202v1, whole genome shotgun sequence containing:
- the cnep1r1 gene encoding nuclear envelope phosphatase-regulatory subunit 1, with product MNSLEQAEDLKAFERRLTEYVSCLQPATGRWRMILIVVSVCTATGAWNWLIDPDTQKVSFFSSLWNHPFFTISCVTLIGLFFAGIHKRVVAPSIIAARCRTVLAEYNMSCDDTGKLILKPRPHIQ